One segment of Neobacillus endophyticus DNA contains the following:
- a CDS encoding beta-glucosidase, whose translation MKKRMKKRMKKRGLSAALVTTSLILAPLFSIAPSMASTAKADTTQTIQSMPWMNANQSVTQRVNELLGAMTLDDKITLLHGTGMEGAYAGHIAANPRLGIPDVNLADGGEGVGNGATGVTQLPAPISLSSNWDSTEARHYGTVIGVEDKGKSVNVDLGPNVNIMRSGLNGRTFESYGEDPYLNGATGVQYIKGVQSQGVVADVKHYAGNNQETNRMTENDTIDTRTLHEIYLPAFEAAVKDGHVGSVMAAYNKVNGQYSSENNYLLNDVLKNQWKFKGFVVSDWGATHSTVDAANNGLDLNMPGGGNGGFFGVDYFDAPLKTAVKDGLVSMKTIDDHVSRILREMFQFGMFDHPNTAPQSVVTNKEHAQVALKVAENGTVLLKDDKNILPLKQKKSIAVIGQSSSANPMSVGGGSATVNANYVVTPLQGISKRAGEHVTVNSAIGTLPPTTSLPAISKDYFTKGVQIQYYNSSDLTGNPVSTITAANINSTGLSGWGFGQKPQGVTGTSWSAKLSGTYTPSKSGEFTFQVSDRGFMGITGSRLLVNGQLVINNWDGKAPNSTGTVKLSAGQPVQIEVDYTTTDALFNSLQLGGMQGSNNSYIDEAVLAAKKSEVAIVFANDYESEGSDRSNYELPGAQDQLIDAVAKANSNTIVVLNTGGPVLMPWLDKVKGVVEAWYPGQEDGNAIASILFGDVNPSGHLPMTFPANAQDVPANPTSDLQVNYTEGLNVGYRWYEANNKQPLFPFGYGLSYTTFKFDHLKVTPVTTTDWSTQKNIGEVRVSVNVTNTGSRAGYAVPQLYVQDPAIVNEPSKQLKDFQKVFLNPGETKKVTFKLNPRSFAIWDTQKNNWSIIDGTYKIMVGTSSQDIAAQHPLHIHQANNEKISNEMALWDPLNK comes from the coding sequence ATGAAAAAGAGAATGAAAAAAAGAATGAAAAAACGTGGCCTTAGTGCAGCATTAGTCACCACTAGTCTAATACTTGCACCATTATTTTCGATAGCACCTTCGATGGCTTCCACAGCTAAAGCTGATACCACTCAAACGATTCAAAGTATGCCTTGGATGAACGCAAATCAAAGTGTAACGCAAAGAGTGAATGAACTTTTAGGCGCTATGACTCTAGATGATAAAATCACCCTTCTTCACGGTACTGGGATGGAAGGAGCCTATGCCGGACATATTGCAGCTAATCCTCGATTAGGTATCCCTGATGTGAATCTTGCGGATGGAGGAGAAGGGGTTGGAAATGGAGCTACCGGTGTAACCCAGTTACCAGCACCTATTTCTTTAAGTTCAAACTGGGATTCGACTGAAGCACGCCATTACGGAACGGTTATCGGTGTAGAAGATAAAGGAAAAAGCGTCAATGTGGACCTAGGGCCAAATGTCAATATTATGCGTAGCGGATTAAATGGGCGTACATTTGAGTCATATGGAGAAGACCCTTACCTAAACGGTGCTACAGGTGTTCAATATATTAAGGGTGTACAAAGCCAAGGCGTCGTTGCAGATGTTAAGCACTATGCTGGAAACAATCAAGAGACCAATCGGATGACTGAAAATGACACAATTGATACACGGACACTTCATGAAATCTATTTACCTGCATTTGAAGCTGCCGTCAAAGATGGCCATGTAGGGTCTGTCATGGCAGCTTATAACAAAGTAAATGGTCAATATTCAAGTGAAAATAATTATTTACTAAATGACGTTTTGAAGAATCAGTGGAAATTTAAAGGATTTGTTGTGTCAGATTGGGGTGCTACACACAGCACTGTTGATGCAGCAAATAATGGACTTGATTTAAATATGCCAGGCGGTGGTAACGGGGGCTTTTTCGGAGTGGATTACTTTGATGCTCCGCTAAAGACTGCAGTAAAAGATGGACTGGTCAGCATGAAAACAATTGATGATCATGTCAGCCGCATTTTAAGAGAAATGTTTCAGTTTGGAATGTTTGATCATCCAAATACTGCACCACAATCAGTTGTAACAAATAAAGAACATGCACAGGTTGCCTTAAAAGTCGCAGAAAATGGAACTGTATTGCTGAAGGATGACAAAAACATCCTTCCATTAAAACAAAAAAAATCCATAGCAGTCATTGGACAATCGTCCTCGGCAAATCCAATGAGTGTAGGAGGAGGTAGCGCAACCGTTAATGCGAATTATGTTGTAACACCACTTCAAGGAATTTCAAAACGTGCAGGTGAACATGTTACAGTGAACTCTGCTATAGGTACGCTTCCTCCAACTACTTCGTTACCAGCTATTTCTAAAGATTATTTTACAAAGGGAGTCCAGATTCAGTATTACAATTCAAGTGATCTGACTGGTAATCCAGTATCAACTATTACAGCCGCCAATATAAATTCAACCGGCTTAAGTGGTTGGGGATTTGGCCAAAAACCACAAGGGGTAACAGGTACATCGTGGTCTGCAAAATTATCAGGTACTTATACACCTAGCAAGAGTGGAGAGTTTACTTTCCAAGTGTCTGATCGCGGATTTATGGGGATCACTGGAAGCAGATTGCTTGTAAATGGACAATTGGTAATCAATAACTGGGATGGAAAGGCTCCAAATTCTACTGGTACAGTGAAACTTTCCGCTGGACAACCAGTACAAATTGAGGTTGATTATACTACTACTGATGCCCTATTTAATTCACTGCAATTAGGTGGAATGCAAGGAAGCAACAATTCATATATTGATGAAGCTGTCCTGGCAGCAAAAAAATCAGAAGTTGCCATCGTGTTTGCAAATGACTATGAATCAGAGGGTAGTGACCGCTCCAACTACGAATTACCAGGTGCTCAAGATCAATTAATTGATGCAGTCGCTAAAGCTAATTCGAATACAATTGTCGTTCTAAATACAGGAGGCCCCGTTTTAATGCCATGGTTAGATAAGGTAAAAGGTGTAGTGGAAGCATGGTATCCTGGACAGGAAGATGGTAACGCGATTGCTTCCATATTGTTTGGGGATGTAAATCCTTCAGGGCATTTGCCAATGACATTCCCTGCAAATGCACAGGATGTGCCGGCAAATCCAACTTCCGATTTGCAAGTTAACTACACTGAAGGTTTAAATGTTGGCTATCGATGGTATGAAGCGAACAATAAGCAACCGCTTTTCCCATTCGGATATGGTCTATCATACACCACCTTTAAGTTTGACCATCTGAAAGTAACACCAGTAACGACAACTGACTGGAGTACTCAAAAAAATATAGGGGAAGTTCGTGTTAGTGTGAATGTTACTAATACAGGTTCGCGTGCTGGATATGCGGTACCGCAGCTTTATGTGCAAGATCCAGCAATTGTAAACGAACCTTCAAAACAACTGAAGGATTTCCAAAAAGTCTTCTTGAATCCAGGAGAGACTAAGAAAGTAACATTCAAACTGAACCCTCGTTCATTCGCGATATGGGATACACAAAAAAATAATTGGTCAATTATTGATGGTACCTACAAAATTATGGTAGGCACATCTTCTCAAGATATTGCTGCCCAACATCCATTACACATCCACCAAGCAAATAACGAAAAAATTTCCAATGAAATGGCTTTATGGGATCCACTAAATAAATAA
- a CDS encoding glycoside hydrolase family 3 C-terminal domain-containing protein, with protein sequence MDAIVETWFLGSEAGHAIADVLFGDYNPTG encoded by the coding sequence GTGGATGCTATTGTTGAAACTTGGTTCTTAGGTTCAGAAGCCGGACATGCTATTGCAGATGTGCTATTCGGTGATTATAATCCTACTGGCTAA
- a CDS encoding glycoside hydrolase family 3 N-terminal domain-containing protein, which translates to MKDLLRDELGFDGILVSDYGEVDEISIHGAARDQKEAAKMAVDASMDMEMVTTAYLN; encoded by the coding sequence TTGAAAGATTTGTTAAGAGATGAACTTGGTTTTGACGGCATTTTGGTTTCCGATTATGGTGAAGTAGACGAAATCTCCATTCACGGCGCAGCAAGAGATCAGAAAGAGGCAGCTAAAATGGCTGTTGATGCCTCAATGGATATGGAAATGGTCACTACTGCCTATTTAAATTAA
- a CDS encoding ATP-binding protein, producing the protein MVTIYLVEDEGHLNHLLKKYLEKEGYHVISFFNGESALQKIPDMPDLWVLDIMLPDIDGYQLIKAIKEHNSLTPVNFYVSDIKSRPAIMLGNPDRIRVSIENILENQLRYAKHSVQVSLKGSDRYWVIEIKNDGPLIAEKDLNQIFKSLYKGEKGNFGLGLSISNKIVHFYHGSIKVENRNGQVCFIICYPKK; encoded by the coding sequence ATGGTAACAATCTATCTGGTTGAGGATGAAGGACATCTCAATCATTTACTTAAAAAATATTTAGAAAAAGAAGGGTACCATGTGATCTCTTTCTTTAACGGTGAATCTGCCCTTCAAAAAATTCCTGACATGCCTGATCTCTGGGTATTAGATATTATGCTTCCGGATATTGATGGATATCAGCTCATTAAGGCGATTAAGGAGCATAATTCCCTGACGCCGGTCAATTTTTATGTCAGCGATATTAAATCGCGACCAGCCATCATGTTAGGAAACCCTGATCGCATTCGGGTTTCAATTGAAAATATTTTGGAAAATCAACTAAGGTATGCCAAACATTCAGTCCAGGTTTCCTTAAAGGGTTCAGACAGGTACTGGGTAATTGAAATTAAGAATGACGGTCCATTAATCGCCGAAAAAGATTTAAATCAAATCTTTAAATCCCTCTATAAAGGGGAGAAGGGAAACTTCGGGCTGGGTTTAAGTATTTCTAATAAAATCGTTCATTTTTATCATGGAAGCATTAAGGTGGAAAATCGCAATGGGCAGGTTTGCTTTATCATCTGTTATCCAAAAAAATAA
- a CDS encoding response regulator, which yields MLHLLIVDDEIHAVAGIVSALEWMNYQISSIFTANSMRQAKEIFLKNKIDIMICDIEMPNGSGLDLLNWVKESSPQTQAIFLTCHAEFPLIKKAMQLGSLDYLLKPATTEELDAAICHAIRQITKQNEMMKDNELAKYWVQNKSIIIERFWLDILNQNIPSVLEDIQKSAEERNINHQLDQTFLPILICSKKRNKDLNLRDKKIVEYALWKLANETFVGNQKIGHVVKWDESRILVIVEHANVNEYSSFIKTCNTYIQYFLQYFKLDVTCYIGKYVHIHQVAEMAGELKNLEKNHVDSVNKVLVYGLFTREPLENKVPNMMIWAEMLKQGSVKKVLDESMEYLNNLARNRSMDATFLHQFYQDFLQMFYYVLKVKGIFAHQLFIDSKSVEMSIQATESLNGLIEWMQYMVKKATGYVKTLEESRSVVLQVQTYIRQNLEHNLSREEIANLVHLNPDYLNRIFKKETGYTVSEFITNERIGLAKQLLTNTDLSITTVAASVGFTLPYFSKIFKKFTNETPLEYREHKDLRVIS from the coding sequence ATGCTTCATTTGCTGATTGTGGATGATGAGATTCATGCAGTTGCAGGAATCGTATCGGCCTTAGAATGGATGAACTATCAAATTTCTTCTATTTTTACTGCGAATAGTATGCGCCAAGCGAAAGAAATCTTTCTTAAAAATAAAATCGATATCATGATCTGTGATATAGAAATGCCGAATGGGAGCGGATTAGACTTATTAAACTGGGTTAAGGAAAGTTCTCCTCAAACACAAGCTATCTTTTTAACCTGTCATGCAGAATTTCCACTTATAAAAAAAGCCATGCAATTAGGAAGTCTAGACTATTTGTTGAAACCTGCTACTACTGAAGAACTGGATGCAGCCATTTGTCATGCAATCAGACAAATTACCAAACAAAATGAGATGATGAAAGATAACGAACTTGCAAAATATTGGGTACAGAATAAATCAATCATTATTGAACGTTTTTGGCTGGATATTCTAAATCAAAACATCCCATCAGTACTAGAGGACATCCAAAAAAGTGCAGAGGAACGAAACATAAACCACCAGCTGGATCAGACATTTTTACCGATACTGATCTGTTCCAAAAAAAGAAATAAGGACTTAAATCTACGAGACAAGAAAATAGTAGAATATGCATTATGGAAATTAGCAAATGAGACGTTTGTTGGCAATCAAAAAATTGGGCATGTTGTAAAATGGGATGAAAGCAGAATACTTGTCATTGTTGAACACGCAAATGTAAATGAATACTCTTCTTTTATAAAAACATGCAATACATACATACAATATTTCCTCCAATATTTTAAGTTGGATGTAACCTGTTATATTGGAAAGTACGTTCACATTCATCAGGTTGCTGAAATGGCCGGGGAATTAAAGAATCTTGAAAAGAATCATGTAGATTCTGTAAATAAAGTTTTGGTATATGGTCTTTTTACAAGAGAACCTTTAGAGAACAAAGTTCCAAATATGATGATATGGGCTGAAATGTTGAAACAAGGGTCAGTAAAAAAAGTGCTGGATGAAAGCATGGAATATTTGAATAATTTGGCGAGAAATCGATCTATGGATGCGACATTTTTACATCAGTTTTACCAGGATTTTTTACAGATGTTCTATTATGTTCTGAAAGTGAAAGGAATTTTTGCTCATCAACTTTTTATAGATAGTAAGTCAGTAGAGATGTCTATACAGGCAACGGAATCATTAAATGGTTTAATAGAATGGATGCAATACATGGTTAAAAAGGCGACTGGGTACGTCAAAACACTAGAAGAATCTCGATCAGTTGTATTACAAGTTCAGACTTATATCCGGCAAAACTTAGAGCATAACTTGTCTCGTGAAGAAATTGCCAATCTTGTACACCTTAATCCAGATTATCTAAATCGTATTTTCAAGAAAGAAACAGGATATACAGTTTCTGAATTTATAACAAATGAAAGAATAGGATTAGCGAAACAATTATTAACGAATACAGATTTATCAATTACCACCGTCGCAGCTTCCGTTGGGTTCACCTTGCCATATTTTTCGAAAATATTTAAGAAGTTTACGAATGAAACGCCTTTGGAATACCGTGAACATAAGGATTTGCGAGTTATAAGTTAA
- a CDS encoding glycoside hydrolase family 3 C-terminal domain-containing protein, whose amino-acid sequence MDDSFRYIRPEKEVEYHFCQDHLKESRELAKKSIVLLKNNGVLPINKDKKKIAVIGPFSNSKDLLGPWQFSRYSQQTVSLLEGLKEKVVNDNLLIAEGCKVDGTIEGGLEEALRQAKQADTIILALGESSDMSGEAASRMDIQLPQVQRRLASRIIITE is encoded by the coding sequence ATGGATGATTCATTCCGCTATATAAGACCGGAAAAAGAAGTGGAATATCATTTTTGTCAAGACCATCTGAAGGAAAGCAGGGAACTTGCCAAAAAGTCCATCGTCTTGTTGAAAAATAACGGAGTGCTGCCTATTAACAAAGATAAGAAGAAGATCGCTGTTATCGGCCCATTTTCCAATAGCAAGGATCTTTTAGGTCCTTGGCAGTTCTCCAGATATAGTCAGCAAACGGTCAGCTTATTGGAAGGACTGAAAGAAAAAGTTGTCAATGATAATCTTTTGATTGCAGAAGGCTGCAAAGTTGATGGTACAATAGAAGGGGGATTGGAGGAAGCCCTTCGCCAAGCAAAGCAAGCTGATACTATTATCCTTGCATTAGGTGAAAGTAGCGATATGTCAGGTGAGGCGGCTTCGAGAATGGATATTCAACTTCCTCAAGTGCAAAGAAGATTAGCCAGTAGGATTATAATCACCGAATAG
- a CDS encoding spore germination protein produces MNLNYEVSIALQDNIQTLNTILGKSSDFQVREITLNSIDRKAAILFIDEIVDSNAIQQYVLEPLLTCNLPHFQTDGELLSFIELSVIPAKKLTHIDTIEKASKELLSGKTLVLIEGITQFLSTDTTKWNARGVASPKGQRVAKGPDVGFTENRSTNVSLVRKIIKNPNVRVTTKPYGTNTQTDVSVMYIENIVDKQILETILGRLDNLQMDAVLESNYIQYALTKESLSFFPLILNTDRPDVVAAEMLEGKVAIFVDGSPFVMIAPAVLIQFFHTPEDYYLGKTGLINTRLIRFIVFFLTLYIPGLYVAFMTYHANLLPVKLLVGFVSQRELVPFPTSFEVTVLMIVTMAINESSTRLQQNIAFTVSIFGAIILGQSAIESQLVQPASLVIVSLWYILSSVVPIFALRITAMNISLCFIAGGASLGLYGIALLSLVFLLHLCSLRSFGVPYLSPFAPLVAHDLKDSAIQLSLEEMTNDESHFTKEENMEETDKV; encoded by the coding sequence ATGAATCTTAACTACGAGGTATCTATTGCGCTTCAAGACAACATCCAAACCTTAAATACCATATTGGGGAAAAGTTCTGATTTTCAAGTAAGAGAAATTACGCTGAACAGTATTGATCGAAAAGCGGCAATCCTGTTCATCGATGAAATCGTGGATTCAAATGCTATTCAGCAATACGTTTTAGAGCCTCTTTTAACTTGTAACCTGCCGCATTTCCAAACGGATGGGGAACTGCTATCTTTTATCGAGTTATCTGTCATACCAGCTAAAAAGCTTACACATATAGATACTATAGAAAAAGCTTCTAAAGAGTTACTCTCAGGCAAAACCCTTGTGTTAATAGAAGGAATCACTCAATTCCTTTCCACTGATACGACTAAATGGAATGCACGAGGTGTTGCAAGCCCAAAGGGACAACGAGTTGCAAAAGGTCCTGATGTAGGTTTCACCGAAAATAGAAGTACAAACGTTTCACTCGTTCGAAAGATTATTAAAAATCCGAATGTAAGAGTAACCACCAAACCATATGGAACAAACACCCAGACAGACGTGTCTGTAATGTACATTGAAAACATAGTGGATAAGCAAATACTTGAGACCATTTTAGGACGCCTTGACAACCTCCAGATGGATGCTGTACTAGAAAGTAATTATATTCAGTATGCGCTGACGAAGGAGTCCTTGTCATTTTTTCCGCTCATACTCAATACTGATCGGCCTGATGTCGTAGCAGCAGAAATGCTGGAAGGAAAGGTCGCTATCTTTGTCGATGGATCTCCCTTTGTGATGATCGCTCCTGCGGTTCTGATTCAATTTTTCCATACACCTGAAGACTATTATTTAGGTAAAACGGGTTTAATTAATACACGATTGATTCGTTTTATTGTTTTTTTCTTAACATTATATATTCCAGGGTTATATGTTGCCTTTATGACCTACCACGCAAACTTGCTGCCCGTCAAACTGCTTGTGGGGTTTGTATCACAACGAGAATTGGTACCATTTCCAACCTCGTTTGAAGTAACCGTATTGATGATTGTGACAATGGCCATTAATGAAAGCTCTACCCGTTTACAGCAAAATATCGCCTTTACTGTGTCCATTTTTGGCGCCATCATATTGGGACAGTCTGCAATCGAATCACAATTAGTCCAGCCTGCAAGTTTAGTGATAGTTAGTTTATGGTATATCTTATCTAGTGTCGTCCCTATTTTTGCACTGCGAATTACAGCAATGAATATCAGTCTTTGTTTTATTGCCGGGGGCGCGTCTCTCGGTTTATATGGAATCGCCTTATTGTCTCTTGTATTTTTGCTTCATCTTTGTTCACTTAGGAGCTTTGGCGTTCCCTATCTTTCTCCATTCGCTCCATTGGTTGCTCATGATTTGAAAGATAGCGCGATTCAACTATCTCTGGAAGAAATGACAAACGATGAATCACATTTCACGAAAGAAGAAAATATGGAAGAGACAGATAAAGTTTAA
- a CDS encoding sensor histidine kinase, translating into MKGWNIRLPFNSLRFKLLLGVFLILLPLIVLLIYQNYYAIHVVRSQVMESNKKMITLYMQLIDKGLEDADEYLLSLASSDPNIQIMDTSDSADNYNLAKINVVNKLSANLTMYKSIESIFVYSNKKDELTDVFKGDQTYAERESVRTYIEKTLGTNKNLNAKFLHRWYVKKIYSDYYLFRFVKSGGIYIGAWVNSKTLLLPLSFIQLGQNGTALFATKEGQPMMFSSFINHNRIDLTRNLQSYYESGKDQKYLVVGQSSKKGNFSLIAIIQDRSILQNLPYLSGLILLIVFLGILLLPAMVIFIRRTFLHPLNRIISTMKDIGDGNVSFRIKEYPTSDEFMIVNRTFNTMMAQIEDLKIHVYEEQLNNQKAQLKHLQLQINPHFFMNSLNILYNLARVQNYQLIQELIMCLVRYFRFMFRSNLTFVALKDELEHVRNYIRIHELRYPNSFSCTIEVDDTVLNTQVPPLIIQTFVENTVKHQVSMDEWTEILIKIERHHDKKQSLNIIIRDTGTGFKEKILMELKAGNQVVDEYGAHIGIWNIQERLRLLYQDEAQISFFNGTPSGAIVQIVLPLNE; encoded by the coding sequence ATGAAAGGTTGGAATATCCGCCTGCCATTTAACTCTCTTAGATTTAAGTTGCTCTTAGGCGTTTTTTTGATTCTATTGCCTTTGATCGTGTTGCTAATATATCAAAACTATTATGCGATTCATGTTGTACGTAGTCAGGTAATGGAATCAAATAAAAAAATGATTACATTATATATGCAGTTGATAGACAAAGGACTTGAGGACGCAGATGAGTATTTACTGTCACTGGCATCCTCCGACCCCAACATTCAAATTATGGACACCTCTGATTCTGCCGACAACTACAATCTTGCGAAGATAAATGTAGTTAACAAACTTTCTGCAAATCTTACCATGTATAAATCCATTGAATCTATTTTTGTTTATTCTAACAAAAAGGATGAGCTTACAGACGTCTTTAAGGGAGATCAGACATACGCTGAAAGGGAGTCCGTTAGAACTTACATAGAAAAAACCTTAGGTACCAATAAAAATCTTAATGCTAAATTTTTACATAGGTGGTATGTGAAAAAAATTTATAGTGATTACTATTTGTTTAGATTTGTTAAGTCTGGAGGTATTTACATTGGTGCATGGGTTAATTCAAAGACTTTATTACTGCCATTATCATTTATCCAGCTTGGCCAGAATGGAACAGCATTATTTGCTACTAAAGAAGGACAACCCATGATGTTTAGTAGCTTTATCAATCATAATCGAATCGATTTAACCCGTAATCTGCAAAGTTATTACGAGAGTGGGAAAGATCAGAAGTATCTTGTTGTAGGTCAAAGTTCTAAAAAGGGAAATTTTAGCCTAATTGCCATCATTCAAGATCGAAGTATTTTACAGAACCTACCTTATCTAAGCGGCTTAATTCTATTAATCGTCTTTTTGGGAATTTTACTCTTACCAGCAATGGTTATTTTTATAAGAAGAACATTTCTTCATCCATTGAATCGAATCATCTCGACAATGAAGGATATTGGTGACGGGAATGTTAGTTTCAGAATTAAAGAGTATCCTACATCCGACGAATTTATGATTGTGAATCGCACGTTTAACACCATGATGGCGCAAATCGAGGATTTGAAAATTCATGTTTATGAGGAGCAGTTGAATAATCAAAAGGCCCAGCTTAAACATTTACAATTACAAATTAACCCCCATTTTTTTATGAATTCCTTAAATATTTTATATAACTTGGCAAGAGTCCAGAATTATCAATTGATTCAAGAACTAATTATGTGTTTAGTTCGTTATTTCCGTTTTATGTTTCGCAGCAACTTAACGTTTGTTGCTTTGAAAGACGAACTGGAGCATGTTCGTAATTATATTCGAATTCATGAGCTGCGGTATCCAAATAGTTTCTCATGTACGATAGAGGTTGATGATACCGTCCTAAACACGCAAGTCCCGCCTCTTATTATCCAGACGTTTGTTGAAAATACCGTGAAGCATCAGGTTTCAATGGATGAATGGACTGAGATTTTAATCAAAATCGAAAGGCATCATGACAAGAAGCAAAGCTTAAACATAATCATTCGTGACACTGGAACAGGATTTAAAGAAAAGATCCTAATGGAATTAAAAGCGGGAAATCAGGTTGTTGATGAATATGGTGCACACATTGGAATTTGGAATATACAAGAACGCTTGCGGTTGTTGTATCAAGATGAAGCCCAAATTTCCTTTTTCAATGGGACTCCATCTGGTGCAATCGTTCAAATTGTTCTTCCGCTTAATGAATGA
- a CDS encoding ABC transporter substrate-binding protein: MKKSVWFVWIMVSFIALNTACSSKVTGDFETKEKTQKHLDDVINVAFPIFDSVPKDMPEVEAALNQITERKIHAKVKLLPINFGIWIQKTNLMLTSDEDLDLLVVAGSSNYNDLVEKEQLLPIDGILQKYGRDILNSMDLAYLNACKIHGQIYGVPSIRDLAADYGITMRKDLLDKYHLNIRNIHTLDDVEFLLKTIHAKEPDIAPIMPAAISFVDTYFQSTFDPLGDSIGVLPNFDNQLIVVDLYETPEYAAFLNRIRKWYTSGFVLKDAATTKESRYNLVNGNRVFSYTAYMKPGYQEQETRSSGLPMIAVNLTKPVATTSNVTNFLWSIPRKSRSPKKTMEFLNLMYSDKNIVNLLDWGIEGKDFVKLSDHVIDYPPGVSPTNVGYNLDEAWLFGNEFLSYVFNGDNENIWNQLKDFNRTAYKSKALGFTFDPSSVKTEETAVANIISQYKPGLETGTLDPANKLPEFISKIKAAGIDKIIKEKQTQLDAWAAAKQAK, from the coding sequence ATGAAAAAAAGTGTGTGGTTTGTATGGATCATGGTGAGTTTCATCGCTCTAAATACTGCATGTAGTTCGAAAGTAACAGGAGACTTTGAAACAAAGGAAAAGACACAAAAACATCTAGATGACGTTATTAATGTGGCTTTCCCGATCTTTGACAGTGTACCAAAGGACATGCCGGAAGTTGAAGCTGCACTTAACCAAATTACAGAAAGAAAAATTCATGCAAAAGTAAAGCTGCTTCCAATTAATTTTGGCATATGGATACAAAAGACAAACCTAATGCTGACTAGTGATGAGGACCTTGATTTACTTGTTGTGGCAGGGTCATCAAATTACAACGACCTAGTTGAGAAGGAGCAGCTGCTTCCAATAGATGGTATACTTCAAAAATATGGTAGGGATATTTTAAACTCAATGGATCTAGCCTATCTAAATGCATGTAAAATCCATGGGCAAATCTATGGAGTTCCCTCTATAAGAGATTTAGCAGCTGATTATGGGATTACGATGCGAAAAGATTTACTAGATAAGTATCATTTGAATATTAGGAATATTCATACATTAGATGATGTTGAGTTTCTCTTGAAAACCATACATGCAAAAGAACCAGATATTGCACCAATTATGCCAGCGGCAATATCCTTTGTAGACACTTATTTCCAATCTACTTTTGATCCATTAGGAGACTCAATTGGAGTACTTCCGAACTTTGATAATCAGTTAATAGTGGTTGATCTCTACGAAACACCAGAATATGCTGCATTTTTAAATAGAATCAGAAAGTGGTATACCTCTGGGTTTGTTTTAAAAGATGCGGCAACAACCAAGGAAAGCCGATACAATTTAGTAAATGGGAATCGTGTTTTTTCTTATACAGCTTATATGAAACCTGGTTATCAAGAACAAGAGACTAGAAGCTCCGGTTTACCAATGATTGCTGTCAATCTTACAAAACCAGTGGCAACAACTAGTAATGTAACAAATTTCTTGTGGTCCATACCACGTAAATCAAGATCCCCGAAAAAAACAATGGAATTTCTTAATTTGATGTACTCGGACAAAAACATTGTGAATTTATTGGACTGGGGGATTGAAGGAAAAGATTTTGTTAAACTTTCAGATCATGTGATTGATTATCCTCCAGGCGTATCCCCGACAAATGTTGGCTATAATTTAGACGAAGCTTGGCTTTTTGGCAACGAATTTCTGTCATATGTCTTTAACGGTGATAATGAGAACATTTGGAACCAATTAAAGGATTTTAATCGTACCGCCTACAAGTCGAAGGCACTAGGATTTACGTTTGATCCTTCGAGCGTAAAAACAGAGGAAACTGCGGTAGCCAATATAATCAGTCAATATAAGCCCGGTCTGGAAACAGGCACATTGGACCCAGCAAATAAATTGCCAGAATTTATTTCGAAGATAAAAGCAGCCGGCATTGACAAGATCATTAAAGAAAAGCAGACTCAACTAGATGCATGGGCAGCTGCCAAACAAGCAAAATAA